The Acanthochromis polyacanthus isolate Apoly-LR-REF ecotype Palm Island chromosome 5, KAUST_Apoly_ChrSc, whole genome shotgun sequence genome includes a window with the following:
- the LOC110946826 gene encoding leukotriene B4 receptor 1-like, protein MEQLNSTVVESAASSSPAFPPDVVPAVLLSIFFVLGVPGNIAVVLLRHKWQHLSGMSHTLMLNLAFSDLLCLLTLPPWIYSLLNSWIFGLEACKTVSFLSYCSVYGSQLTVTTVSVQRLLMVVSPTKCRYLGGKRVLVVVWVVAVVLSIPSYVFQQLYKNENWSDCTRLYSPDAHTMAALLTESVVGFILLFVMAFAYIHICRKVKRQTNRLLTSIFVTSFVLWVPYHTLNVLGVAAVSLGRWGLWNFFHKTYGITVAVTFVNSCLNPLLYAFASYNMRQRTAADNPAAVTTVEELKE, encoded by the coding sequence ATGGAGCAGCTCAACTCCACCGTGGTTGAATCGGCCGCCTCCTCGTCTCCTGCGTTTCCACCTGATGTGGTCCCCGCCGTGCTGCTGTCCATCTTCTTCGTGCTGGGAGTTCCTGGAAACATCGCCGTGGTTCTTCTCAGACACAAATGGCAGCACCTGTCCGGAATGAGCCACACTTTGATGCTGAACCTGGCTTTTTCAGACCTGCTCTGCCTGCTCACCCTCCCGCCGTGGATTTACAGTTTGCTCAACAGCTGGATCTTCGGCCTGGAAGCCTGTAAGACGGTCAGTTTCCTCTCCTACTGCAGCGTTTACGGCAGCCAGCTGACTGTGACGACGGTGAGCGTCCAGCGCCTCCTGATGGTTGTGAGCCCGACGAAGTGCCGATATCTGGGAGGGAAGAGGGTGCTGGTTGTGGTGTGGGTGGTTGCAGTGGTGCTGTCCATCCCTTCGTatgtgtttcagcagctgtaCAAGAATGAGAACTGGTCAGACTGTACGCGTCTCTACTCTCCCGATGCCCACACTATGGCTGCACTGCTGACTGAATCCGTGGTGGgattcattttactttttgtcatGGCGTTCGCTTACATCCACATCTGCAGAAAGGTGAAGCGCCAGACAAACCGACTGCTTACCAGCATCTTCGTCACCTCTTTTGTCCTGTGGGTGCCGTATCACACCCTGAATGTACTCGGCGTCGCTGCTGTTTCTCTCGGCCGCTGGGGTTTGTGGAACTTTTTCCACAAAACCTATGGAATTACCGTCGCTGTAACGTTTGTGAACAGCTGCCTGAATCCGCTCCTGTACGCGTTTGCTTCTTACAACATGCGCCAAAGAACCGCGGCAGATAATCCAGCCGCCGTCACCACGGTGGAAGAGCTGAAAGAGTGA